The following coding sequences are from one Dermacentor andersoni chromosome 5, qqDerAnde1_hic_scaffold, whole genome shotgun sequence window:
- the LOC126532018 gene encoding endothelin-converting enzyme 1-like — MSKSFSELIGAPRSGAARSLSVVTDQTSQTNQSADSSHYSSSDDESLVLTLPFVSWTCCLTVLFVAIMVAIFMLGIALTLTSPATAAPQRVRRAGADNQTCAKRRCTWLMRTLNGFSPDSAPCDDFYRHVCRTRDGRWLSRTSHMDFDVNSAVSRLFRKPLSPKKPGTAAQKAASLYSACTNVLRRDRSEMGDLRSFMRKMGLDLLATSDKSKKDAVDVMCALFFRYGINTLLSFVLHDLIAVNGKKLVSVSFSRGFDAWIVKREKLIAASRISHFYVHYVNAYHNSSRNDTWDVLSRVSDADNVACSLLASFLRKREAAPARIRIRHLSRFTQSTVSSQEWVDAFAVHSGSEYAVDDVVYANPAALKFFDALVSRLDHDGVKCEIAWCLLREYGSYADRRLISSVARHNQTCLERVAAVMGPALYGTYIFRQVSAKTIRTATDMALNIRRQAELDIARATWLDAKSKHQALKKIQNITFHIGFQKGMRTTEELDSYYLKYPFSAKHFLLSWLRASKLTRAKRLGNRNMLLPHRAFPTAAYVGQANAVFISADLLRPPVFLPAGPESFNYGGLGQIIAHEIFHAFLISTKGFDKKRAHRREQGTMQDKMRCLKRSHDEALQGATLPQRRHSDAENVADLAGATVAFRTYANLSGRNGTASHHASSEEQRQMFFVGLCLKHCEHEESDASLFTPSPLRCIVQLRNMREFSTAYRCHGDDPMNAATKCSVI; from the exons ATGAGCAAAAGCTTCTCTGAACTGATAGGCGCACCCCGTTCCGGTGCCGCCCGTTCACTGTCCGTCGTCACAGACCAGACCAGTCAAACTAAT CAATCAGCCGATTCGAGCCACTACAGCAGCAGCGATGACGAGTCTCTCGTCCTAACGCTTCCCTTCGTGAGCTGGACCTGCTGCCTGACGGTGCTCTTCGTCGCCATCATGGTCGCCATCTTCATGCTGGGGATAGCGCTGACGCTCACCAGTCCTGCCACCGCCGCGCCACAGCGCGTGCGCAGGGCTGGCGCCGACAACCAAACGTGCGCCAAGAGGCGCTGCACCTGGCTGATGCGTACGCTGAACGGCTTCTCTCCGGACAGCGCCCCTTGCGACGACTTCTACCGGCACGTCTGCAGAACACGCGACGGCCGCTGGCTCAGTCGCACCAGCCACATGGACTTCGACGTGAACAGCGCCGTCTCAAGGCTGTTTCGAAAACCGCTGTCACCAAAGAAGCCAGGGACGGCGGCGCAAAAAGCCGCCAGTCTCTACTCGGCGTGCACCAACGTGCTGCGCCGCGACAGATCGGAAATGGGCGACCTGCGCTCTTTCATGCGCAAGATGGGGCTGGACCTCCTCGCCACGAGCGACAAGTCGAAGAAGGACGCCGTCGACGTCATGTGCGCTCTCTTCTTCCGATACGGCATCAACACGCTGCTGTCCTTCGTGTTGCACGACCTGATCGCCGTCAACGGAAAGAAACTCGTAAGCGTCAGCTTCAGCCGCGGCTTCGACGCGTGGATCGTGAAGCGCGAGAAACTGATCGCGGCGAGCAGGATCAGCCACTTTTACGTGCACTACGTGAACGCCTACCACAACTCCAGTCGCAACGACACTTGGGACGTGCTGTCGAGGGTGTCGGATGCGGACAACGTGGCCTGCTCTCTCCTGGCGTCCTTCCTCCGCAAGAGAGAAGCAGCCCCCGCGCGCATACGAATACGGCACCTTTCTCGCTTCACGCAATCGACGGTGTCCAGCCAAGAGTGGGTCGACGCCTTCGCCGTGCACAGCGGATCCGAGTACGCCGTGGACGACGTCGTGTACGCGAATCCTGCCGCGCTCAAGTTCTTCGACGCCCTGGTTTCCCGACTGGACCACGACGGCGTCAAGTGCGAGATTGCCTGGTGCCTGCTCAGGGAGTACGGATCGTACGCCGACAGAAGGCTCATCAGCAGCGTCGCCAGGCACAACCAGACGTGCCTGGAAAGAGTGGCGGCCGTCATGGGTCCCGCTCTTTACGGCACCTACATCTTCAGACAGGTCTCGGCGAAGACCATTCGAACGGCCACCGACATGGCGCTCAACATTCGCAGGCAGGCCGAACTGGACATCGCGAGGGCGACGTGGCTGGACGCGAAGTCGAAGCACCAGGCGCTGAAGAAGATTCAGAACATCACGTTCCACATCGGCTTCCAGAAAGGAATGCGGACTACGGAAGAGCTCGACAGCTACTACCTGAAGTACCCGTTCTCGGCAAAGCATTTTCTGCTGAGCTGGCTGCGCGCGTCGAAGCTTACACGGGCGAAGCGGCTCGGAAACCGGAACATGCTGCTGCCGCACCGCGCATTCCCGACGGCCGCGTACGTGGGACAGGCGAACGCGGTTTTCATATCGGCCGACCTCCTCCGTCCGCCGGTCTTCCTGCCAGCGGGACCGGAGTCCTTCAACTACGGCGGCCTGGGACAGATCATCGCCCACGAAATCTTTCACGCCTTCCTGATCTCGACGAAAGGATTTGACAAGAAGCGGGCACATCGCCGCGAACAGGGCACAATGCAGGACAAGATGCGGTGTCTGAAGCGCTCTCACGACGAGGCGCTCCAAGGCGCGACGCTTCCGCAGCGCCGTCATTCGGACGCGGAGAACGTCGCCGACCTCGCCGGCGCTACTGTGGCGTTTAGAACGTATGCCAACTTGAGCGGCCGCAACGGGACGGCGTCGCACCATGCCTCCTCCGAAGAACAGCGCCAAATGTTCTTTGTCGGCTTGTGCCTCAAACACTGCGAGCACGAGGAAAGCGACGCCTCACTATTCACGCCGTCGCCCCTTCGATGCATCGTGCAGCTGAGGAACATGCGCGAATTTTCCACCGCGTATCGCTGTCACGGCGACGACCCCATGAACGCCGCCACGAAGTGTTCTGTTATTTAA